The window CATTCGTGCCCGGAAAGTCCAGCTGGACACCATCTACCTCTCTGGTGAGTGGGGCGCTGAGGTTGGCTGCAGCTTAAATCTTAAACACTCCTGGGGTCAGGACCCTGGAGCCTGGAGACGATCACTAAACCCCCATCATAACACGACACGTGCGCGGTGAAGCTCAGACCTGCTGTTCCTGGTCTGCTTGATTCAAACATTAAAAACCTTAAAGAAAAACTGAAGGAGGACATTGATCTGGAATATTTTGCAAactgggagaaaaaaataaaaatgacaatgacaattcttatataaataggAGGGCTTTCCTCATTAGATATTAATAACACtgttttttaaagcacaaaaCCATTCATTTTAGATTTCCGACCTGCATCAGATAAGTCTAGGTTAAAAGGAAAACTGAATGTGTTCTCTGTCTGAATGAATGTGTTAAGGTCAGTGGACCTGCCGGTCTCCGCTGTGTCCCACAGGAATGGCAGCGCTGCACGAGGCTGTCCTGTCGGGGAACCTGGAGTGCGTGAAGCTGCTGGTGAAATACGGTGCCGACATCCACCAGCGGGACGAGGAGGGCTGGACCCCACTGCACATCGCCTGCAGCGACGGGCACCCCTACATCGCCCGGTGAGACAGCAGGGTAGGACAGGCAACACTGTGAGGCCATACGGCACCAACTGTCCCAGCAGCCTTTGCAGTGCTGCTGTCTGCAGGCCTGGGCCTGAGATGTAGATCCAGGCCGAGGTCTTCCTCACACCTCGGAGATCAGTCGCGCTTTCAGGGCTTCTGGGGCTGTGGAGTGAACAGCACAGCTCTGCTGGTCAAGCAGGTCCACTGGGCCAAGGGGCTGTGTCTGACTGTCCATCTGTGCTGTAGGCTTTAAAAGATCCTATTACACTCTTCCCAGAAGCAGGACTGTTGACTAGTAACATAACACAATTCCAGGATGGAAAACAGGGAAAGACGTGTTTGCAAACACGTTGACTGTGTTCTCTGTTACCAGAGATTTCAGCTCTGCTGTGAGTCCGATTCAAAGCCCAAAGCCCAGAGTACTGTGACTGTCGTGCCTGAGCTTTCTGGCAGTAGCAGCACTGTGACGGGGGCTCTCGCTGTTGTCTTCCCCAGGTACCTGCTGTCTCTGGGTGCCAGTGTGGAGGCGGTGAATGAGAATGGTGAGAAGCCTGCTGATCTCATTGACCCCGACTGCAAGGAGCTGGTCACAGTCTTCAAGGGAATGGGCGTGGCCTGAACCTTGAGCTGTGATTGGACCGCACTGCTTCTCCTTGGCTGTCTTTCGCCACGGTGATGGAATTGATGGAGCTGCGGAACGTCCTTGCGCTGCCTTCACCCCGCTTCCCTATTGGAGGATTTGCAGGGGGGAGGTGGCCTTCTCCTATTGGTTGCCTCGCAGGGGGGAAGGCGGGAAACTAACTTTGTTGTGATAGGCTGACTCTCTTGTCTGTCACAGTGTGTGTGACTTGGTTGCTGGCTGCAAATGCAAAAGGAAAGAACTGCTTTGTGCCTTTTCCTTAATTCATATTAGAATTTTGAAAGAAATGGATTATGAGTATATTACAGTGATGCTCATGCTGTAGCCAACTGTTTCTATTTGCTCAATGAACAATTTAATTCCACTGGCTGTGCTAAACACTTTGCTGGACTCAGAACCTCAGCTGTATCGTTCTCTACCCAGAATCCGGAATCAGAACCTCAGCTGTGTCGTTTTCTACCCAGAATCCGGACTTTTGATGCAGCTGTGCTCCTTGATCGCTCAGCCCTGGAGATGCTTGTCATGTGATAATAGGACTGAAGGAATATCTGTGTGCAGcaggcgccccctgctggctccttCATGTATTGCTCTCTTCAAGGCCTTTCCCATTACTTTATTAGCACTGCTCAACACACAGACACGTGCCACCCTCTCCTTCTGCAAGGCATTACTGGCAGAGGCTGGCTGGCTTTGTCATCGTCACGGCCAGTGAGCGATTGCACAGCAGCACGCCTGCACAAGCGCACAAGCGCACGACAGCGTGACAGCACTGTGGCGCGAGAGGAGGACCTGCAGCCCGTGCAGCATGACGCAGACTTGGGGAGAAACGTTCAAAGCGGAATAAAGGAAAGTCCTCAAAAGAAGTCTGTGGGGCCAACATGGGCCTCTTACAAGAAGCCTGCGCTGGACGATGGGTCATCCTGCCTCGGTGTTATGTGATGCACGCCGCTCCACGAATCCAGAGCACAGTGTCCTGCACCCCACAGGGACCCCCCCACAGGACCCCACCGCCTGCAGCCCTGTGTCCAGCTGCTGCTCTCCGAGGAGCAGTGTGCCTCCACTCCGCCAGACAGAGACTCCTTCCGGGCCTGGATCTGCGTGTTTGGGTGCTGCTGTTGTGCTGCTGTTGTGCTGCTGTTGTGCTGCTGTTGTGCTGCGTTGTGCTGTTCAGCAGTGATATCTCATGACGGTTGTGTTGTTTCTCCATTCCAGCCTGCTGTCCAAGTGAACTGTGTGACATATCCTGAAATTACAAACGTCCTCTGTCAAAGTCTTAATTTTTATTGAgaacttctgtttaaaaaaataaagttgttttttattactagAATTTAAATGAAGCCTATGATTTGTTTGTTTgatttatatatatagataAATATGGAGGTTATTAACTGGAGTTCGGGAGGAATAAAAGCACAACTACCTCATCACTATCAAAATCAAACTAGATACATAAATACCATCAGACAAGGTACATATACTGAACTC is drawn from Lepisosteus oculatus isolate fLepOcu1 chromosome 9, fLepOcu1.hap2, whole genome shotgun sequence and contains these coding sequences:
- the ppp1r27b gene encoding protein phosphatase 1 regulatory subunit 27b isoform X2: MKYYYQCPSSQYSRAVPVKPVRTVRFPNDIVFQDHIRQGDLEQIGRFIRARKVQLDTIYLSGMAALHEAVLSGNLECVKLLVKYGADIHQRDEEGWTPLHIACSDGHPYIARYLLSLGASVEAVNENGEKPADLIDPDCKELVTVFKGMGVA
- the ppp1r27b gene encoding protein phosphatase 1 regulatory subunit 27b isoform X1: MKYYYQCPSSQYSRAVPVKPVRTVRFPNDIVFQDHIRQGDLEQIGRFIRARKVQLDTIYLSGQWTCRSPLCPTGMAALHEAVLSGNLECVKLLVKYGADIHQRDEEGWTPLHIACSDGHPYIARYLLSLGASVEAVNENGEKPADLIDPDCKELVTVFKGMGVA